Proteins encoded together in one Rhizobacter sp. J219 window:
- a CDS encoding mandelate racemase/muconate lactonizing enzyme family protein has product MATSRNWLFVTLHTEDGRIGVGEGSGWPRVVRAAVEDLRCLLVGEDAGQIERITQRIRVATMGHGQTGVVASGALAAIDTALWDLKAQSLGVPIFELLGGLTRDAVHYYTHASSPETALEAVSRGVRGIKVGGIKDVVERAYAIRAAVGDDVDLMVDLHGPPWLSAADAIAIGRALEPLNLLFLEEPVAPDDLAGWRRVRDKVALPLAGGERFGTLADMLPFMTEGLLDVVQPDTGRFGGLTQMRKLAGMAEAHGIQVAPHSGSLGPVAEFAAVHLLASIPNALALERLEPDWSQREEVLTSRLQSSGGRIEIPRSPGLGTGVNTEFVQRYPSQQNVAIATGAFNPGTEQETPYLQPRRPRAGITRTGLE; this is encoded by the coding sequence TTGGCCACGAGCCGCAACTGGCTCTTCGTCACGCTGCACACCGAGGATGGACGCATCGGCGTGGGTGAGGGGTCGGGCTGGCCGCGGGTGGTCCGTGCCGCGGTCGAAGACCTGCGCTGCCTTCTGGTCGGCGAGGACGCCGGGCAGATCGAGCGAATCACCCAGCGAATTCGCGTCGCGACGATGGGGCACGGGCAGACCGGCGTGGTGGCGTCGGGTGCACTCGCGGCCATCGACACTGCCCTGTGGGACCTGAAGGCGCAGTCGTTGGGCGTTCCCATCTTCGAATTGCTCGGCGGCCTGACGCGCGATGCCGTGCACTACTACACGCATGCGTCGAGCCCGGAGACAGCCCTCGAAGCGGTCTCTCGCGGGGTCCGCGGGATCAAGGTCGGGGGCATCAAGGATGTCGTCGAGCGCGCGTACGCCATTCGCGCAGCCGTCGGCGACGACGTGGACCTGATGGTCGATCTTCACGGGCCGCCGTGGCTGAGTGCGGCCGATGCGATCGCCATCGGGCGTGCGCTGGAGCCCCTCAACCTGCTGTTCCTGGAGGAGCCGGTCGCACCCGACGATCTTGCAGGCTGGCGGCGCGTGCGCGACAAGGTGGCCCTGCCGCTGGCCGGCGGCGAGCGCTTCGGCACGCTCGCCGACATGCTGCCCTTCATGACGGAGGGCCTGCTGGATGTCGTACAGCCCGACACCGGACGCTTCGGAGGCCTGACGCAGATGCGCAAGCTCGCGGGCATGGCCGAGGCGCATGGGATACAGGTGGCGCCGCACAGCGGTTCGCTTGGGCCGGTCGCGGAGTTCGCCGCGGTGCACCTGCTGGCATCGATTCCCAATGCCCTGGCGCTGGAGCGCCTGGAGCCCGATTGGAGCCAGCGCGAGGAAGTTCTCACCTCACGCCTGCAGTCTTCCGGCGGGCGCATCGAGATTCCCAGGAGCCCCGGTCTCGGCACGGGTGTGAACACCGAGTTCGTGCAGCGCTACCCGAGCCAGCAGAACGTGGCGATCGCAACGGGGGCCTTCAACCCCGGCACCGAACAGGAAACCCCCTACCTTCAGCCCCGCCGGCCCCGCGCCGGCATCACCAGGACCGGACTGGAATGA
- a CDS encoding ribonuclease activity regulator RraA, producing MHPLTLDRLRAVSTATLTTVLFKKGFRNTFLQNLRPLNPKGARLVGPAYTLRYIPAREDTDPLTAFEDRRHPQRVAVEECPAGHVLVMDSRNDPLAASAGNLLVTRLMKRGCAGVVTDGGFRDSPEIERLDIPAYHQRPSAPTNLIRHHAVDLQLPIACGGVAVYPGDVMVGDAEGVVCVPRDVADAVAQEAYAQTLYEDWVEARIFGGAGLFGLYPLTDPDLAREFTEWKAHNAVRYPLLDK from the coding sequence TTGCATCCGCTGACCCTCGACCGCCTGCGTGCCGTGTCCACCGCGACGCTCACGACCGTGCTCTTCAAGAAGGGATTCCGAAACACCTTCCTGCAGAACCTGCGGCCGCTGAATCCGAAAGGTGCGCGCCTGGTGGGCCCGGCGTACACCTTGCGCTACATCCCGGCCCGTGAAGACACCGACCCGCTCACCGCGTTCGAGGACCGCCGGCACCCGCAGCGGGTGGCTGTCGAGGAATGCCCTGCCGGTCACGTGCTGGTGATGGACAGCCGAAACGATCCACTCGCGGCATCGGCGGGCAACCTGCTCGTGACCCGCCTGATGAAGCGCGGCTGCGCCGGTGTCGTCACCGACGGGGGCTTCCGCGATTCGCCGGAGATCGAACGGCTCGACATCCCGGCTTACCATCAACGCCCCTCGGCGCCGACCAATCTCATCCGCCACCATGCGGTCGACCTGCAGCTGCCCATCGCTTGCGGTGGGGTCGCGGTGTACCCCGGCGACGTGATGGTGGGCGATGCGGAGGGGGTCGTCTGCGTGCCGCGCGACGTGGCAGACGCGGTGGCCCAGGAGGCCTACGCGCAGACGCTCTACGAAGATTGGGTTGAAGCCCGCATCTTCGGCGGCGCTGGCCTGTTCGGCCTGTATCCGCTGACCGATCCGGACCTCGCCCGGGAGTTCACCGAATGGAAGGCCCACAACGCGGTGCGATACCCGCTGCTCGACAAATGA
- a CDS encoding NAD(P)-dependent oxidoreductase — protein sequence MTNPLPKILLTGACGKLSRSIRPYLVQWCSELRLTDIVSPVAEHDMETCHRADIADIDQHPETFDGIDAIVHFSGYPREADWDTLMAPNVIGSAKLWEMAQRHGVGRIVYASSNHAIGFYPRSHTVDGHVLPRPDTRYGVTKVFMEALASLYADKHGLRGFGLRIGHGSLEPKDRRMLATWVHPEDLADLVRVGLQADYLCEIVYGVSNNASAWWDNQRAHDLGYRPRHSSDPFIEALQCVVSDDPVAERYQGGTFAAAEYVGDPLRPIRAR from the coding sequence ATGACCAACCCCTTGCCGAAGATCCTGCTCACGGGCGCGTGCGGAAAGCTGTCGCGCAGCATCAGGCCGTACCTGGTGCAGTGGTGCAGCGAGTTGCGTTTGACCGACATCGTGTCGCCCGTGGCCGAGCACGACATGGAGACCTGCCACCGCGCCGACATCGCGGACATCGACCAGCATCCTGAAACCTTCGACGGCATCGACGCCATCGTCCACTTCTCGGGCTATCCGCGCGAAGCGGACTGGGACACCTTGATGGCCCCCAACGTCATCGGAAGCGCCAAGCTCTGGGAGATGGCTCAGCGCCACGGCGTCGGCCGGATCGTCTACGCCAGCTCCAACCACGCCATCGGCTTTTATCCACGGTCCCACACGGTCGACGGTCACGTGTTGCCCAGACCGGACACACGATATGGCGTGACCAAGGTGTTCATGGAAGCCTTGGCGAGCCTCTATGCCGACAAGCACGGCTTGCGCGGCTTCGGCCTGCGCATCGGCCACGGCAGCCTGGAGCCCAAGGACCGGCGCATGCTGGCAACCTGGGTGCATCCCGAAGACCTGGCAGACCTCGTGCGCGTGGGCCTCCAGGCCGACTACCTGTGCGAGATCGTCTACGGCGTCTCCAACAACGCCAGTGCCTGGTGGGACAACCAGCGCGCCCACGACCTCGGCTACCGTCCCCGCCACAGCTCCGATCCTTTCATCGAGGCGCTGCAGTGCGTCGTGTCGGACGATCCCGTCGCCGAACGCTACCAGGGCGGTACCTTCGCTGCCGCCGAATATGTTGGCGATCCCCTGCGGCCCATCCGCGCCCGTTGA
- a CDS encoding SMP-30/gluconolactonase/LRE family protein, with amino-acid sequence MLAIPCGPSAPVERRELSWHGPGLVQAYLVGNRVGEAPVWDARRGCLWWIDVRAQQVLRLEPDDSLVTRWTFPTPLGALALASDGRLAVAMRHALVLFDPATGEMQAHAVLEEGVAGNRLNDGKVSPSGQWWVVGSMDDAPSGKRPTGALYRVGAEGSVATLHRGLTVANGIAWNRAGTTLYFSDSHAGRIWRAAWDEPSGTMGTPQLMAVADEKAGRPDGAWVDADDGYWSAGVSAGRLNRFRDGRLDASLELPCRAPTMPCFGGPGLQELYVTSLVRPTWSSDSGGIDGALLRMPSPVRGAPAALWAVEAGAPAGIAP; translated from the coding sequence ATGTTGGCGATCCCCTGCGGCCCATCCGCGCCCGTTGAGCGGCGCGAACTGAGCTGGCACGGGCCGGGGCTTGTCCAGGCCTACCTCGTCGGAAACCGTGTCGGTGAGGCGCCAGTGTGGGACGCGCGCCGTGGCTGCCTGTGGTGGATCGACGTGCGCGCTCAGCAGGTGCTGCGCCTCGAACCCGACGACAGCCTGGTGACCCGCTGGACGTTTCCCACGCCCCTGGGCGCACTTGCGCTCGCCAGCGATGGCCGGCTCGCGGTCGCGATGCGGCATGCGCTGGTCCTCTTCGACCCGGCGACTGGGGAGATGCAGGCTCACGCGGTGCTCGAAGAAGGGGTTGCCGGCAACCGGCTGAACGACGGCAAGGTCTCGCCCTCGGGCCAGTGGTGGGTGGTCGGATCGATGGACGACGCACCTTCGGGCAAGCGACCGACGGGCGCCCTCTATCGCGTCGGCGCCGAGGGGTCCGTTGCCACGCTTCATCGCGGCCTGACGGTGGCCAACGGCATTGCCTGGAACCGCGCCGGCACCACGCTCTACTTCTCGGACAGCCACGCCGGGCGCATCTGGCGGGCGGCCTGGGACGAGCCGTCGGGCACCATGGGAACGCCGCAGCTCATGGCGGTGGCTGACGAAAAGGCCGGTCGGCCCGATGGCGCATGGGTCGACGCCGACGATGGCTATTGGTCGGCGGGTGTGTCGGCGGGGCGACTGAACCGCTTCCGAGACGGGCGCCTCGATGCGAGCCTCGAACTGCCCTGCCGCGCGCCCACGATGCCGTGCTTCGGCGGACCTGGCTTGCAGGAGCTGTACGTCACCTCGCTGGTGCGCCCCACGTGGTCGAGCGACAGCGGCGGCATCGATGGCGCCTTGCTTCGAATGCCGTCCCCGGTGCGCGGCGCGCCCGCTGCCCTGTGGGCCGTCGAGGCCGGTGCGCCCGCGGGGATCGCCCCGTGA
- a CDS encoding tripartite tricarboxylate transporter substrate binding protein, giving the protein MRSHKLEFIHAPYRGGAPANMALMAGEVQLMFDLMSGSLKSTVDSGRIRPLAVMQESRIPTLPNVPSAKELGLSPSTYIRSWQGIAVKAGTPKDIVAKLHAAVTAAIKSPAFKERVEQLGSEVAGSKTPADFQKHYQTELERWTALIKAANIKAE; this is encoded by the coding sequence ATGCGCAGTCACAAGCTCGAGTTCATCCACGCGCCCTACCGGGGCGGTGCGCCCGCGAACATGGCGCTGATGGCCGGCGAAGTGCAGCTGATGTTCGACCTGATGTCCGGGTCCCTCAAGTCGACGGTGGACAGCGGGCGCATCCGCCCGCTCGCGGTGATGCAGGAGTCCCGCATCCCGACGCTGCCCAACGTTCCGAGCGCAAAGGAGCTGGGCCTGTCACCTTCGACCTACATCCGCAGCTGGCAAGGCATCGCCGTGAAGGCGGGCACGCCGAAGGACATCGTGGCGAAGCTGCACGCGGCCGTGACGGCCGCCATCAAGTCGCCGGCCTTCAAGGAGCGCGTCGAGCAACTGGGCTCCGAAGTCGCAGGCAGCAAGACGCCGGCCGATTTCCAGAAGCACTATCAGACGGAACTCGAGCGCTGGACCGCCCTCATCAAGGCGGCCAACATCAAGGCGGAGTAA
- a CDS encoding tripartite tricarboxylate transporter substrate binding protein has translation MTFPSRARTKLVAALAAVAFGFSLGSAQAQASYPSKPVTLVVGFAPGGAADTVGRLLADEMSKHLGQRVIVENRAGAGGNVAVLAVVGGQPDGHTLLFAAINLATNPSLMNTKYDAERT, from the coding sequence ATGACCTTCCCCTCACGAGCACGCACGAAGCTGGTCGCCGCGCTGGCAGCAGTGGCGTTCGGCTTCAGCCTTGGTTCGGCGCAAGCCCAAGCCAGCTATCCAAGCAAGCCGGTCACGCTGGTCGTCGGCTTCGCGCCCGGCGGCGCCGCCGACACGGTGGGGCGCCTGCTGGCCGACGAAATGAGCAAGCACCTGGGTCAGCGGGTCATCGTCGAGAACCGCGCTGGCGCCGGTGGCAACGTGGCCGTCCTCGCCGTGGTGGGCGGGCAGCCCGACGGCCACACCCTGCTGTTCGCCGCGATCAACCTGGCGACCAACCCGTCGCTGATGAACACCAAGTACGACGCAGAAAGGACCTGA
- a CDS encoding aldehyde dehydrogenase family protein: MKRNLVGGEWVAGDGHENRNPSDISDVVGIYAHADVQTTEAAIVAAQRAQGDWAHATVQRRFDALDFIGSELLRRKDELGALLSREEGKTLPEGIAEVARAGYIFKFHAHQAIAPQGELASSVRPGIQVEVTREPVGVIGIIAPWNFPMAIPAWKIAPALAHGNSVVFKPAEAVPGCAWALAEIISRSGLPAGVFNLAMGSGTVVGQTLLNDSRVSAISFTGSATTGRNVARAAAHRMVPVQLEMGGKNPMVVLDDADLELAVECAIQSAFYSTGQRCTAASRIIVTRGVYARFRDRLVDRARELRVGHALAADTQIGPVVDARQLDQDLRYIDIGKSEGASLACGGERLVKDTDGYFFSPAVFVDCNNRMRIAREEIFGPIAALIPAADYEEALSIANDTPFGLSSGICTTSLRHAKHFQRHAQAGMVMVNAPTAGVDYHVPFGGTKGSSLGGREQGTLAKDFYTKVKTTYVCA; encoded by the coding sequence ATGAAGAGAAACCTCGTCGGGGGCGAGTGGGTGGCAGGCGACGGGCACGAGAACCGAAACCCGTCCGACATCTCGGATGTGGTGGGCATCTACGCACATGCCGACGTGCAGACGACCGAGGCCGCGATCGTGGCTGCACAGCGCGCCCAGGGCGATTGGGCGCACGCCACCGTGCAGCGGCGCTTCGATGCGCTCGACTTCATCGGAAGCGAGCTGCTCAGGCGCAAGGACGAGCTGGGCGCGCTCCTGTCCCGCGAAGAGGGAAAGACCTTGCCGGAAGGCATCGCAGAGGTCGCCCGCGCGGGCTACATCTTCAAGTTCCATGCGCATCAGGCGATCGCGCCTCAGGGCGAACTCGCCTCGTCCGTGCGTCCCGGCATCCAGGTCGAGGTGACGCGTGAACCGGTGGGCGTGATCGGGATCATTGCGCCCTGGAACTTTCCGATGGCCATTCCGGCGTGGAAGATCGCGCCGGCCTTGGCGCACGGCAACTCGGTGGTGTTCAAGCCGGCCGAGGCCGTGCCCGGCTGCGCCTGGGCGCTGGCGGAGATCATCTCGCGCAGCGGCCTGCCGGCAGGGGTGTTCAACCTCGCCATGGGCAGCGGCACGGTCGTGGGGCAGACGCTGCTGAACGACTCGCGTGTGTCGGCCATCAGCTTCACCGGCTCGGCGACGACCGGTCGCAATGTCGCGCGTGCGGCCGCGCATCGCATGGTGCCGGTCCAGCTTGAAATGGGCGGCAAGAACCCGATGGTCGTGCTCGATGACGCCGATCTCGAACTGGCGGTCGAATGCGCCATCCAGAGCGCGTTCTACTCGACGGGCCAGCGCTGCACCGCGGCGTCTCGGATCATCGTGACGCGCGGGGTGTACGCCAGGTTCCGCGACCGACTGGTCGATCGCGCACGGGAGCTGCGGGTCGGGCACGCGCTCGCGGCAGACACCCAGATCGGCCCCGTGGTCGACGCGCGCCAGCTCGATCAGGACCTGCGCTACATCGACATCGGCAAGTCGGAAGGCGCAAGCCTCGCATGCGGTGGCGAGCGGCTGGTGAAGGACACGGACGGCTATTTCTTCTCGCCCGCCGTCTTCGTCGACTGCAACAACCGCATGCGCATCGCACGAGAGGAGATCTTCGGTCCGATCGCCGCGCTGATCCCGGCGGCCGACTACGAGGAGGCCTTGTCGATTGCGAACGACACGCCGTTCGGTCTCTCCAGCGGCATCTGCACGACCTCTCTGCGCCACGCCAAACACTTCCAGCGCCATGCCCAGGCCGGCATGGTGATGGTCAACGCACCGACGGCCGGAGTCGACTACCACGTCCCGTTCGGTGGCACGAAAGGCTCGAGCCTCGGCGGCCGGGAGCAAGGCACGCTGGCCAAGGACTTCTACACGAAGGTCAAGACGACATATGTCTGTGCATAG
- a CDS encoding ABC transporter substrate-binding protein: protein MVAAIATGAQAATITLTQVADFSGRGRGIAVPTSEGARACIAAYNATPAGAVLPARFVVQDDGFDPARSRALSEQAVRAGTTAFINTVGADTSRAIAEIADAASVPVVGAITGASSVRSRKHASLFFIRSSIAHEGRHAVRHLVTLNLKRIAVLHTDDAYGRDGLEAIRSAMAEAGLQAPLTASYVTSAKDSGDAAQKLAGAEAIVMFGSGPVLADFVTRIKGLRSGAMLIAASAANMRSLVDSVGLQNARGIGYLRSAPPVSQRTTLGRQFGLIWKQYGLRQEPTPFHLEGCLAAQVALRAAQPSGAALTPARLMRTLQTSSIPPFGDFRLDFRNPANEGSSWVSIAVVNQAGVLLD from the coding sequence GTGGTGGCGGCCATCGCTACGGGCGCGCAGGCGGCCACCATCACCTTGACGCAGGTCGCTGACTTTTCCGGTCGAGGGCGGGGCATCGCCGTGCCGACGAGCGAAGGCGCAAGAGCGTGCATCGCGGCCTACAACGCGACGCCCGCCGGTGCTGTGCTCCCGGCGCGCTTCGTCGTGCAAGACGATGGGTTCGACCCGGCCAGGAGCAGGGCGCTCTCCGAGCAGGCGGTGAGGGCCGGCACCACCGCCTTCATCAACACCGTGGGCGCAGACACGTCCCGGGCGATCGCCGAGATCGCCGATGCCGCATCGGTGCCCGTGGTCGGCGCGATCACCGGCGCGTCGAGCGTGCGATCTCGCAAGCACGCGTCCCTCTTCTTCATCCGGTCCAGCATCGCGCACGAAGGCCGGCATGCGGTACGCCACCTGGTCACGCTGAACCTGAAACGCATTGCCGTCCTTCACACGGACGATGCCTATGGCCGCGATGGCCTGGAGGCCATCCGCTCGGCCATGGCCGAGGCCGGCCTTCAGGCGCCTCTGACGGCAAGCTACGTCACCAGCGCCAAGGACTCCGGGGATGCGGCCCAGAAGCTGGCAGGAGCGGAAGCGATCGTGATGTTCGGCTCCGGGCCTGTGCTGGCTGACTTCGTGACCCGGATCAAGGGGCTGCGCAGTGGGGCGATGCTGATCGCCGCGAGTGCCGCCAACATGCGTTCGCTGGTCGACTCGGTGGGGCTTCAGAATGCACGTGGCATCGGCTACCTCCGTAGCGCCCCGCCGGTCTCGCAACGGACGACGCTCGGCAGGCAGTTCGGCCTGATCTGGAAGCAGTACGGGCTGCGGCAGGAGCCCACGCCCTTCCACCTCGAAGGTTGTCTGGCGGCCCAGGTCGCGCTTCGCGCAGCGCAGCCCAGTGGCGCTGCGCTCACGCCTGCCAGGCTGATGCGCACGCTTCAGACCTCGAGCATTCCGCCCTTCGGCGACTTCCGCCTCGATTTCAGGAACCCGGCCAACGAAGGGTCTTCGTGGGTCAGCATCGCGGTCGTCAACCAGGCGGGCGTCTTGCTCGACTGA
- the pyk gene encoding pyruvate kinase: MKRLRKAKIVATLGPSSSDFRTVRALFDAGADVFRLNFSHGTHVQHQERLEIIRRVERETGRPIAVLLDLQGPKLRIGALANGPVTLRPGASFRLDLDPAPGDATRAPLPHPEVFAALTAGTDLLIDDGKLRLRVLARASDFVDTQVIVGGTLSDRKGVNVPSVLLPISALTTKDRADLEFGLSLHVDWVALSFVQRPEDVHEVKAIVAGRAAVLAKLEKPAAIDSLDAIIDAADAIMVARGDLGVELPVEQVPRLQKRIVRACRAAGKPVVVATQMLESMISSPVPTRAEASDVANAVYDGADAVMLSAESASGQHPREAVAMMDRLIAEVESDPNYRSTIDASHTAPQAVVADAICLALRQTASLLPVSALVTHTRSGATSLRAARERPAVPVLSMTPELATARRLALAWGVHSVHTAHHVADVPDMVAQARAMAHREAFAQPGDVVVIASGMPFGVTGTTNFLHIAKV, from the coding sequence ATGAAACGCCTGCGCAAAGCCAAGATCGTCGCCACGCTGGGGCCCTCGAGCTCCGACTTCCGCACGGTGCGTGCCCTGTTCGATGCCGGCGCCGACGTGTTCCGGCTCAACTTCAGCCACGGCACGCACGTCCAGCACCAGGAGCGGCTGGAGATCATCCGCCGCGTGGAGCGCGAAACCGGTCGACCCATTGCCGTGCTGCTCGACCTGCAGGGCCCGAAGCTGCGCATCGGTGCACTCGCCAACGGCCCGGTCACGCTGAGGCCGGGGGCGAGCTTCCGCCTCGACCTCGACCCGGCGCCGGGCGACGCGACCCGCGCCCCACTGCCGCACCCGGAGGTCTTCGCGGCGCTCACGGCCGGCACCGATCTCCTCATCGACGACGGCAAGCTGCGCCTGCGGGTGCTCGCCCGAGCATCGGACTTCGTCGACACGCAGGTCATCGTCGGCGGCACGCTGTCGGATCGCAAGGGCGTCAACGTGCCCTCCGTGCTGCTGCCCATCTCGGCCCTGACCACCAAGGACCGCGCCGACCTCGAGTTCGGGCTGAGCCTGCATGTCGACTGGGTGGCGCTGTCGTTCGTGCAGCGGCCCGAGGACGTGCACGAGGTAAAAGCCATCGTCGCCGGGCGTGCCGCCGTGCTCGCCAAGCTGGAGAAGCCGGCGGCGATCGACTCGCTCGACGCGATCATCGATGCAGCCGACGCCATCATGGTGGCGCGCGGCGACCTGGGCGTTGAACTGCCGGTGGAGCAGGTGCCACGCTTGCAGAAGCGCATCGTGCGGGCGTGCCGTGCTGCCGGCAAGCCGGTCGTCGTCGCCACCCAGATGCTCGAATCGATGATCAGCTCGCCGGTGCCCACACGCGCCGAGGCCTCCGACGTGGCCAACGCCGTCTACGACGGGGCCGATGCGGTCATGCTGTCGGCTGAGTCGGCCTCGGGCCAGCATCCGCGAGAGGCGGTCGCGATGATGGACCGGCTGATCGCCGAGGTGGAGTCCGACCCCAACTACCGCAGCACCATCGATGCGTCACACACCGCGCCGCAAGCGGTGGTGGCCGATGCGATCTGCCTGGCGCTGCGCCAAACCGCCAGCCTGCTGCCGGTCTCGGCCCTGGTCACTCACACCCGGTCGGGCGCCACCAGCCTACGTGCCGCACGCGAGCGCCCGGCGGTGCCAGTGCTGAGCATGACACCCGAACTCGCCACCGCGCGCCGCCTGGCGCTCGCCTGGGGTGTGCACTCGGTGCACACCGCCCACCACGTGGCCGACGTACCCGACATGGTGGCCCAGGCCCGCGCGATGGCCCACCGCGAGGCCTTCGCCCAGCCGGGCGACGTGGTTGTGATTGCCTCCGGCATGCCGTTCGGGGTCACCGGCACGACGAACTTCCTGCACATCGCAAAGGTGTGA
- a CDS encoding NADP-dependent glyceraldehyde-3-phosphate dehydrogenase: MTDRESLKRLFPTEGALPDGHGLATPLHQRNYLIDGRLQRWDGPCKTVLSPVCTTQPDGSVRQVPIGSHPDMGPAESDAALDAAVAAYANGQGAWPMMAVAGRITCMKAFAKGMLNRRQAIVSLIMWEIGKSIADAGKEFDRTLDYIEATIEALKDMDNGHSRFTVVENTIGQVRRTPLGVVLCMGPYNYPLNETFCTLIPALLMGNTVVLKPPQYGTLLFEPLLKVFRDAFPPGVVNTVYAPGELVVPRMLASGKVNVLALIGSSRVADHLKKQHPKSHRLRAVLGLDAKNAAIVLPDADLELAVSECLLGALSFNGQRCTALKMLIVHRRIIDAFLARFTAELAKLKVGMPWESGVQITPLPGPHRTAYMTRAIDDATAQGARVVNEGGGAFCGTLFYPAVVYPVREGMQLYREEQFGPVVPVMAFDEVDEALDYVITSDHGQQVSVFGRDPLQIGRLVDLLVNQVCRVNLNSQCQRGPDVFPFGGRKDSAEGTLSVSDALRAFSIRSMVSTRQSEPNVQLLNAIVREHHSKFINMGFIL; this comes from the coding sequence ATGACCGACCGCGAGAGCCTGAAGCGACTCTTTCCGACCGAAGGAGCCCTCCCCGACGGCCATGGACTGGCGACGCCGCTCCATCAACGCAACTACCTGATCGACGGGCGCCTGCAGCGCTGGGACGGGCCCTGCAAAACCGTGTTGTCGCCGGTGTGCACCACGCAGCCCGACGGCAGCGTGCGCCAGGTGCCGATCGGCAGCCACCCTGACATGGGCCCCGCCGAGAGCGACGCCGCGCTCGACGCCGCCGTGGCGGCCTACGCCAACGGCCAAGGGGCCTGGCCCATGATGGCGGTGGCCGGGCGCATCACCTGCATGAAAGCCTTTGCCAAGGGCATGCTCAACCGCCGGCAGGCCATCGTGAGCCTGATCATGTGGGAGATCGGCAAGAGCATCGCCGATGCCGGCAAGGAGTTCGACCGCACCCTCGACTACATCGAGGCCACGATCGAGGCCCTGAAAGACATGGACAACGGCCACTCGCGCTTCACCGTGGTCGAGAACACGATCGGCCAGGTGCGGCGCACGCCGCTCGGCGTGGTGTTGTGCATGGGACCCTACAACTACCCGCTCAACGAAACCTTCTGCACGCTGATCCCGGCGCTGCTGATGGGCAACACCGTCGTGCTCAAGCCGCCACAGTACGGGACGCTACTGTTCGAGCCACTGCTCAAGGTGTTCCGCGATGCATTTCCGCCCGGGGTCGTCAACACCGTCTATGCGCCCGGGGAGCTGGTCGTCCCGCGCATGCTGGCCTCGGGCAAGGTCAACGTGCTGGCGCTGATCGGCTCCAGCCGCGTAGCCGACCACCTGAAGAAGCAGCACCCCAAGTCGCACCGCCTGCGCGCGGTGCTGGGGCTGGACGCGAAGAACGCGGCCATCGTGCTGCCCGACGCCGACCTGGAACTTGCCGTCAGCGAATGCCTGCTGGGCGCCCTGTCGTTCAACGGGCAACGCTGCACGGCCCTCAAGATGCTGATCGTGCACCGGCGCATCATCGATGCCTTCCTCGCACGCTTCACCGCCGAACTGGCCAAGCTCAAGGTCGGGATGCCCTGGGAGAGCGGTGTGCAGATCACGCCGCTGCCCGGGCCGCATCGCACCGCCTACATGACGCGGGCGATCGACGACGCCACGGCCCAAGGGGCGCGCGTCGTCAATGAGGGCGGCGGCGCCTTCTGCGGCACGCTCTTCTATCCGGCCGTCGTCTACCCGGTGCGTGAAGGTATGCAGCTCTACCGCGAGGAGCAGTTCGGCCCGGTGGTTCCGGTGATGGCCTTCGACGAGGTGGACGAAGCGCTCGACTACGTCATCACCTCCGACCACGGTCAGCAGGTGAGCGTCTTCGGCCGTGACCCGTTGCAGATCGGCAGGCTGGTGGACCTGCTGGTCAACCAAGTGTGCCGCGTCAACCTCAACAGCCAGTGCCAGCGCGGCCCGGACGTCTTCCCGTTCGGGGGCCGCAAGGACTCGGCCGAGGGCACGCTGTCGGTCAGCGATGCCCTGCGGGCCTTCTCGATCCGCTCGATGGTCAGCACCCGGCAGAGCGAGCCCAACGTGCAGCTGCTCAATGCCATCGTGCGAGAGCACCACTCCAAGTTCATCAACATGGGCTTCATCCTGTGA